From Bacteroidota bacterium, a single genomic window includes:
- a CDS encoding BrxA/BrxB family bacilliredoxin has translation MYPEQIVKPMKAELTSVGFTDLTTPDAVDNAVKSQGTVLVVINSVCGCAAGAARPGVKLAVEGSIKKPNKLTTVFAGFDTEATAQARKHMLPYPPSSPCIALFKDGKLVHFVERHHIEGRSAQMIADNLKMAFDEYC, from the coding sequence ATGTATCCAGAACAAATAGTAAAACCAATGAAAGCAGAGTTAACTTCGGTTGGATTTACCGATTTAACTACCCCGGATGCTGTTGACAATGCAGTAAAAAGCCAAGGAACAGTTTTAGTGGTTATTAACTCTGTGTGTGGTTGTGCTGCAGGAGCTGCAAGGCCGGGTGTAAAACTAGCAGTAGAAGGATCTATTAAAAAACCTAATAAACTAACTACCGTTTTTGCAGGTTTTGACACAGAAGCCACAGCACAAGCTAGAAAACACATGTTGCCATATCCTCCTTCATCTCCATGTATTGCATTATTTAAAGATGGCAAGCTAGTACATTTTGTAGAACGCCATCATATTGAAGGTCGCTCTGCGCAAATGATTGCAGACAACTTAAAAATGGCTTTTGATGAATATTGCTAA
- a CDS encoding bifunctional hydroxymethylpyrimidine kinase/phosphomethylpyrimidine kinase: MSLLAVGTVAFDAIETPFGKTDKIIGGAATYITLAASYYTKNVNLVGVVGEDFPTDAINSLKKHGINTDGLQIKKGEKTFFWSGKYHNDMNSRDTLATELNVLEKFDPIIPEQYKDCEFLMLGNLTPTVQRQVIERLPKRPKLIVLDTMNFWMDIALDDLKKTISLVDVLTVNDGEARQLSGEYSLVKAAQKILQMGPKFLIIKKGEHGALLFNKEQVFFAPALPLEDVFDPTGAGDTFAGGFIGYLAHTKDISFDNMKRAIIYGSAMASFCVEKFGIERLLNLSQKELDERVQEFIDLVQFDIALVSENA; this comes from the coding sequence ATGAGTTTATTAGCTGTAGGTACCGTTGCTTTTGATGCAATTGAAACCCCTTTCGGAAAAACCGATAAAATTATTGGTGGAGCTGCCACATATATTACCCTTGCGGCATCATACTATACAAAAAATGTAAATTTAGTTGGTGTTGTTGGTGAAGACTTCCCAACCGATGCAATTAATTCCTTAAAAAAACATGGTATCAATACCGATGGGTTACAAATAAAAAAAGGCGAAAAAACTTTTTTCTGGTCCGGCAAATACCATAACGATATGAATAGCCGAGATACATTAGCTACCGAGCTGAATGTATTAGAAAAATTCGACCCAATTATACCCGAGCAATACAAAGACTGTGAATTTTTAATGCTTGGAAATTTAACACCTACTGTTCAACGACAAGTAATAGAAAGACTTCCTAAGCGCCCGAAGCTAATTGTATTAGATACCATGAACTTTTGGATGGATATTGCGCTAGACGATTTAAAGAAAACAATTTCACTAGTAGATGTTTTAACGGTTAACGATGGCGAGGCAAGACAACTATCAGGCGAATATTCGTTAGTAAAAGCAGCGCAAAAAATACTACAAATGGGCCCTAAATTTTTGATTATAAAAAAAGGTGAGCATGGCGCATTATTATTTAATAAAGAACAAGTTTTCTTTGCTCCGGCTTTACCACTAGAAGACGTTTTTGACCCAACTGGTGCTGGAGATACCTTTGCAGGTGGATTTATAGGTTACTTAGCACACACAAAAGACATTTCGTTTGACAACATGAAAAGAGCTATTATTTATGGTTCTGCAATGGCGTCATTTTGTGTAGAAAAATTTGGTATTGAACGACTACTTAATCTGTCTCAAAAAGAACTAGACGAACGAGTACAAGAGTTTATTGACCTTGTTCAGTTTGACATTGCGCTAGTATCAGAAAACGCTTAA
- a CDS encoding GIY-YIG nuclease family protein, which produces MGSLVRAQPGELKSSTIKLVELFCFYSMSFFIYILHSTVSNIYYVGYSEDVKRRLEEHNNPIRTKFTSKHLPWKLVCSFPISENRGDAMKAEKYIKKQKSRKYLELLIGSEIEQQRVAQLVRVPMHRD; this is translated from the coding sequence ATGGGGTCGCTGGTTCGAGCCCAGCCCGGGGAGCTGAAAAGCTCCACCATTAAGTTGGTGGAGCTTTTTTGTTTTTATAGTATGAGCTTCTTTATTTACATCTTGCATTCAACCGTATCTAACATTTACTACGTTGGCTATTCAGAGGATGTGAAAAGGAGATTAGAAGAACACAACAACCCAATTCGAACAAAATTTACATCAAAACATTTGCCTTGGAAATTAGTTTGTTCTTTCCCAATATCTGAAAACCGAGGAGATGCAATGAAGGCCGAGAAATATATAAAGAAACAGAAAAGTCGAAAATATCTAGAATTGTTGATTGGGTCTGAAATAGAACAACAAAGGGTAGCACAGTTGGTTAGAGTCCCGATGCATCGGGATTAA
- a CDS encoding helix-turn-helix transcriptional regulator: MQELKQIGANIKKHRLRKGLTQLDLAASCGFEESSIGRLENGNTNPTIKTLLKISNALSIKLSDLVRIK; encoded by the coding sequence ATGCAAGAATTAAAGCAGATTGGCGCAAACATCAAAAAGCATAGGCTAAGAAAAGGCTTAACTCAACTTGATTTGGCTGCCTCCTGCGGTTTTGAAGAATCAAGTATTGGCAGATTAGAAAACGGCAATACAAATCCTACGATCAAAACACTCTTAAAAATTTCAAATGCTTTAAGCATAAAGCTATCTGACCTTGTTAGAATAAAGTAA
- a CDS encoding superoxide dismutase, giving the protein MKRRLFLKKSILAAGAVTLADSTVWAKGPKEPTLFTLPELGYGYDALDPLIDAQTMEIHHSKHHAAYVSNLNKALIENHKQIGSIEDLCKNISLYNTTIRNNAGGHYNHSFFWKLLKTTDYTEPIGEFAEAITKQFGHISKFSTLVKKTGINHFGSGWVWVIVNSKREIEIGSLPNQDNPLMNIAEQQLKGTPILAIDVWEHAYYLKHQNNRIKYLSEISGAINWEYVNSLYLAAIK; this is encoded by the coding sequence ATGAAACGAAGATTATTTTTAAAAAAATCTATACTTGCTGCAGGGGCCGTAACACTTGCAGACTCTACAGTTTGGGCTAAGGGGCCTAAAGAGCCTACTTTGTTTACACTACCGGAATTAGGATACGGTTATGATGCACTCGACCCACTTATAGATGCGCAAACGATGGAAATACACCATAGTAAGCACCATGCAGCTTATGTATCTAATCTAAATAAAGCATTAATTGAAAATCACAAGCAAATTGGAAGTATAGAGGATTTATGTAAAAACATTTCGCTTTATAATACCACCATACGAAACAATGCCGGAGGACACTACAACCACTCTTTTTTTTGGAAACTATTAAAAACAACAGATTACACAGAACCAATAGGCGAGTTTGCAGAAGCCATAACGAAACAATTTGGTCATATCAGTAAATTTTCAACACTTGTAAAAAAAACGGGAATAAATCATTTTGGCTCCGGATGGGTTTGGGTAATTGTAAATAGTAAAAGGGAAATTGAAATTGGCTCACTACCAAACCAAGACAACCCTCTAATGAATATTGCAGAACAACAACTTAAAGGAACGCCAATATTAGCAATAGATGTATGGGAACATGCTTACTATTTAAAACACCAAAACAACAGAATAAAATACCTATCTGAGATAAGCGGAGCAATAAATTGGGAGTACGTAAATAGTCTTTATTTGGCAGCTATTAAATAG
- a CDS encoding acetyl-CoA carboxylase biotin carboxyl carrier protein subunit, giving the protein MYKVSIENKIVDVEQNKQNGYEITANSKKIILDCIKTAGNHYHVLSDNKSYNVELIAIDKLTKEVVLKINGIKYELKLKDKYDLLLESLGMDTASNSKINELKAPMPGLVIDILVKDGDSIKKGDSLLVLEAMKMENILKSPADATIKSIEVKKGNAVEKNQVLVSFA; this is encoded by the coding sequence ATGTATAAAGTTTCTATCGAAAATAAAATTGTTGATGTTGAGCAAAACAAACAAAATGGATATGAAATAACGGCTAATTCGAAAAAAATAATTTTGGATTGCATTAAAACAGCCGGCAACCATTATCATGTTTTATCTGACAATAAATCCTACAACGTAGAACTTATCGCCATTGATAAATTGACAAAAGAAGTTGTGTTAAAAATAAATGGTATAAAATACGAACTTAAGCTGAAAGACAAGTACGATTTGCTACTAGAGAGCTTAGGGATGGATACTGCCTCCAACAGTAAAATAAACGAGCTAAAAGCTCCAATGCCGGGATTGGTAATAGATATTTTAGTTAAAGATGGTGACTCGATAAAAAAAGGAGACTCCCTATTAGTGCTAGAAGCCATGAAAATGGAAAATATTTTAAAGTCGCCTGCAGATGCCACTATAAAATCTATTGAAGTCAAAAAAGGAAATGCAGTTGAAAAGAACCAAGTTTTAGTATCATTTGCGTAA
- a CDS encoding M1 family metallopeptidase, protein MRKISFLFLFSFLFLFSCKTKKSINKDVVSNPILLDTVSVTDKAEQEYRASNTRHYDIIHTKLDVGFDWEKAQLKGKAWIKIRPYFYPINKLELDAQGFEIKEVCLYNNLNPAKIPVKYTYSDNILAVSLDKNYQRTDSFWVYVDYVAKPEDLPKKGSAVINDSKGLYFINYDGKDENKPKQIWTQGETESNSAWFPTFDHPNEKMTHEISITVEKKYVTLSNGILVTQRENADGTRTDYWKMDLPHSPYLVMMAIGEYAIVKDTWRSKEVSYYVEKEYEPYARDVFGHTPEMMEFFSTKLGVDYPWSKYAQIAVRDYVSGAMENTTATIFGDKFVQKTDRELLDDEQFAEDVIAHELFHHWFGDLVTAESWSNLPLNESFATYGEYLWREYKYGRDNADYHAKQDLNKYIFESSYKKVDMARFYYDDKEDMFDAHSYEKGGRILHMLRKYVGDEAFFEALKMYLTEYKFQNTEIHQLRLVFEKVTGEDLNWFFNQWFYAKGHPSLSIETIYDDVQRKTKVDIEQTQDITKYPLYRLPIKIDFYFKDSVVRKEIVVTKQKETFDFTFIHQPRLVNVDADKSLLALKKEDKSIEEWRYQYYNAPLFIDRQEALVKLTMSKIYLANPLVNETLKEALTDKSPVLREYTIDSFDSTLTRLLRVDLFTIAATDKSSFVRTAVLTKLNKYDYNAEVLDLAKKQMLDSSYLVAATAIKIVSKNEPKLAIEEARKNSTLTKGAVPSVLAEVFAELGEERDYPFFQNQFKYNSKNKLGFLASFQQFLIRCSNDKIAEGVELVKREVKVESSKYLKFMLKRFYTAIAEEYAKREVTLKAEVEKLKSTESATLIEKEYQLQKLIASKEKVDILMNELK, encoded by the coding sequence ATGAGAAAAATTTCATTTTTGTTTCTGTTCTCTTTTTTGTTTCTGTTTTCTTGTAAAACGAAGAAAAGCATAAATAAAGATGTTGTTAGTAATCCTATTTTGCTCGACACAGTATCGGTTACAGATAAAGCAGAACAAGAATATCGTGCGAGTAATACAAGACACTACGATATTATTCATACCAAATTAGACGTTGGTTTTGATTGGGAAAAGGCGCAATTAAAAGGAAAAGCGTGGATTAAGATTCGACCGTATTTTTATCCAATTAACAAACTCGAGTTGGATGCTCAAGGTTTTGAGATAAAAGAAGTGTGTTTGTACAATAATCTCAATCCTGCCAAAATCCCCGTAAAATATACCTATTCGGACAATATATTAGCCGTTTCATTAGATAAAAATTACCAGCGAACAGATTCTTTTTGGGTATATGTTGACTACGTAGCAAAACCGGAAGATTTGCCTAAAAAGGGAAGTGCTGTAATCAATGATTCCAAAGGACTTTATTTTATTAATTACGATGGTAAAGATGAAAATAAACCCAAGCAAATTTGGACACAAGGTGAAACAGAATCCAATTCTGCTTGGTTTCCAACATTTGACCATCCAAACGAAAAAATGACTCATGAAATTTCGATAACTGTAGAAAAAAAATACGTTACACTATCGAATGGGATTTTGGTTACGCAACGAGAAAATGCAGATGGTACCCGTACTGATTATTGGAAAATGGATTTGCCGCATTCGCCCTATTTGGTAATGATGGCAATAGGAGAATATGCCATTGTAAAGGATACTTGGCGCTCGAAGGAAGTTTCTTACTATGTTGAAAAGGAATACGAACCCTACGCCAGAGATGTGTTTGGGCATACTCCTGAAATGATGGAATTTTTTTCTACTAAGCTTGGTGTAGATTATCCTTGGAGCAAGTATGCTCAAATAGCAGTAAGAGATTATGTTTCAGGAGCTATGGAAAATACTACTGCAACAATTTTTGGCGATAAGTTTGTTCAGAAAACTGATAGGGAATTATTAGATGATGAACAATTTGCCGAAGATGTTATTGCACACGAGTTGTTCCATCATTGGTTTGGAGATTTAGTTACAGCAGAGTCCTGGTCTAATTTGCCCCTAAATGAATCGTTTGCAACCTATGGAGAATATTTATGGCGTGAATATAAGTATGGAAGAGATAACGCAGATTACCATGCTAAACAAGATTTGAATAAATATATTTTCGAGTCATCTTACAAAAAGGTTGATATGGCTCGTTTTTACTACGATGACAAAGAAGATATGTTTGATGCGCATTCGTACGAAAAAGGTGGGCGAATATTGCATATGCTTAGAAAGTATGTTGGAGATGAAGCTTTTTTTGAAGCACTAAAAATGTATTTAACAGAATATAAATTTCAAAACACCGAGATTCATCAACTGCGATTGGTTTTTGAAAAAGTTACCGGAGAAGATTTGAACTGGTTTTTTAATCAGTGGTTTTATGCAAAAGGTCATCCAAGTTTGTCTATAGAAACAATTTATGATGATGTGCAGCGAAAAACAAAAGTTGATATAGAACAAACGCAAGACATTACTAAATACCCATTGTATAGGTTGCCTATCAAAATTGATTTTTATTTTAAAGATAGTGTGGTCCGAAAAGAAATTGTGGTAACAAAACAAAAAGAAACCTTTGATTTTACATTTATACACCAACCTCGTCTAGTGAATGTAGATGCCGACAAATCATTATTAGCATTAAAGAAAGAAGATAAATCTATTGAAGAGTGGCGTTACCAATACTACAATGCCCCTTTGTTTATTGATAGACAGGAGGCCTTAGTAAAATTAACGATGTCGAAAATTTATTTAGCCAACCCTTTGGTAAACGAAACGCTTAAAGAAGCATTGACAGACAAAAGCCCTGTGTTAAGAGAGTACACGATAGATTCTTTTGACAGTACTCTTACCAGGTTACTTAGAGTTGACTTATTTACTATAGCCGCCACAGATAAAAGTTCTTTTGTACGAACTGCCGTATTAACTAAGTTGAATAAGTATGATTACAACGCTGAAGTTTTAGACCTTGCTAAGAAGCAAATGTTAGATTCGTCTTATTTGGTGGCTGCAACAGCTATCAAAATAGTTTCTAAAAATGAACCCAAGTTGGCAATTGAAGAAGCAAGAAAGAATAGTACTCTTACAAAAGGAGCTGTGCCCAGTGTGCTGGCAGAAGTTTTTGCAGAATTAGGTGAGGAGAGGGATTATCCTTTTTTTCAAAACCAATTTAAATATAATTCGAAGAATAAGTTAGGTTTTCTCGCCAGTTTTCAACAGTTTTTAATTAGATGTTCTAATGACAAGATTGCAGAGGGTGTTGAGTTGGTTAAGCGTGAAGTTAAAGTGGAATCGTCCAAGTATTTAAAATTTATGTTAAAACGCTTTTATACAGCCATTGCAGAGGAATATGCTAAAAGGGAAGTAACGCTTAAAGCAGAAGTTGAAAAACTGAAATCAACCGAGTCGGCTACCTTAATTGAAAAAGAATACCAATTACAAAAACTGATAGCTAGTAAAGAGAAGGTGGATATACTTATGAATGAACTTAAGTAA
- the folB gene encoding dihydroneopterin aldolase has product MNSIEIEGIKIYAYHGCLAEEAKIGGHYIVDVYINVDFEESAITDDLAKTIDYVTVYDIVKKEMAIRSKLIEHVARRINLSIKNTFAEIHQVKVKVTKIVPPMNGNVEKVSVVY; this is encoded by the coding sequence ATGAATTCAATTGAAATTGAAGGTATAAAAATTTATGCGTATCATGGATGCTTAGCCGAAGAAGCTAAAATTGGCGGGCATTATATTGTTGATGTATATATAAATGTTGATTTTGAAGAGTCTGCCATTACTGATGATTTGGCCAAAACAATTGATTATGTTACTGTCTACGATATCGTGAAAAAAGAAATGGCAATACGGTCTAAGTTAATTGAGCATGTTGCCAGAAGAATAAACTTATCTATAAAAAATACTTTTGCAGAAATACACCAAGTAAAAGTAAAGGTTACTAAAATCGTACCTCCTATGAATGGAAACGTTGAAAAGGTTTCGGTTGTTTATTAA
- a CDS encoding urocanate hydratase, producing the protein MNSFKKIILEGIPSTLPKLKPLDSLLNHAPKRKDILTTEEKKLALKNALRYFDKKHHAVLAKEFAHELKTYGRIYMYRLKPDYKMYARPINEYPYKSKQAAAIMHMLSNNLDHAVAQHPDELITYGGNGAVFQNWAQYRLTMKYLAEMTDEQTLVMYSGHPLGLFPSHKDAPRVVVTNGMMIPNYSKPDDWEKFNALGVTQYGQMTAGSFMYIGPQGIVHGTAITLLNAARIYKKGALSPKRKAGEGLLFVTSGLGGMSGAQPKAAVIAGAICVVAEINPKAVQTRHSQGWVDEVFSDLDKIIIRIKNAQRAKEAVSIAYQGNVVDLWEKLVKENIKVDLGSDQSSLHNPFAGGYYPVGISLEDAQKMMAKDPQKFKQEVHKTLIRHVTAINKLVAKGMYFFDYGNAFMLEASRAGSDILKPNGDFKYPSYVQDIMGPMCFDYGFGPFRWVCTSANPKDLEMTDKIATKVLEDIYKKAPKEIKQQLADNILWIKEAQKNKLVVGSQARILYADAEGRTKIAKAFNDAIRNKKIKSPIVLGRDHHDVSGTDSPYRETSNIYDGSRFTSDMAVQNFVGDAFRGATWVSLHNGGGVGWGEVINGGFGMVLDGSKDCERRLKSMLFWDVNNGIARRSWARNKEAVFAIKRAMQAEKRLKVTLPNFVEDAIINNVNFI; encoded by the coding sequence ATGAATAGTTTTAAAAAAATAATACTAGAAGGTATTCCATCAACACTTCCTAAGTTAAAACCATTGGATTCCTTACTAAATCATGCCCCCAAACGAAAAGATATTTTAACGACAGAGGAAAAGAAATTAGCATTGAAAAATGCGTTGCGTTATTTCGATAAAAAACATCACGCGGTTTTAGCAAAGGAATTTGCTCATGAGTTGAAAACGTATGGTAGAATATACATGTATCGCTTAAAACCCGATTACAAAATGTATGCTCGACCAATAAATGAATATCCTTATAAAAGCAAACAAGCTGCCGCAATTATGCACATGTTGAGCAATAATTTAGATCATGCAGTTGCACAACACCCAGATGAGTTGATTACCTATGGTGGCAATGGAGCGGTATTTCAGAATTGGGCTCAATATAGATTAACAATGAAATATTTGGCCGAGATGACAGATGAACAAACATTGGTCATGTATTCAGGGCATCCTCTTGGTTTGTTTCCTTCGCACAAAGATGCGCCAAGAGTAGTAGTTACAAACGGAATGATGATTCCAAATTATTCCAAGCCGGATGATTGGGAAAAATTTAATGCACTCGGGGTAACTCAATACGGACAAATGACAGCGGGTTCATTCATGTACATTGGTCCGCAGGGCATTGTACACGGCACTGCTATTACGTTATTAAACGCTGCTCGTATATATAAAAAGGGAGCTTTGTCTCCTAAAAGAAAAGCCGGAGAAGGACTTTTATTTGTTACATCCGGCTTGGGAGGCATGAGTGGAGCGCAGCCGAAAGCGGCTGTTATTGCAGGGGCAATTTGTGTGGTTGCTGAAATTAATCCCAAAGCAGTTCAAACAAGACATTCACAAGGGTGGGTAGATGAAGTGTTTTCTGACTTAGATAAAATAATTATTCGAATAAAAAATGCTCAGCGAGCAAAAGAAGCGGTGTCTATTGCCTACCAAGGGAATGTAGTTGATTTATGGGAAAAACTAGTTAAAGAAAATATTAAAGTAGATTTAGGTTCTGACCAATCTTCCCTGCACAATCCCTTTGCAGGTGGCTATTATCCGGTGGGCATTTCTTTAGAAGATGCTCAGAAAATGATGGCAAAAGATCCTCAAAAATTCAAACAAGAAGTTCATAAGACACTAATAAGGCATGTAACTGCAATAAACAAACTTGTTGCGAAAGGAATGTACTTTTTTGATTACGGTAATGCTTTTATGCTAGAGGCTAGTAGAGCAGGATCCGATATTTTAAAACCCAACGGAGATTTTAAGTATCCATCTTATGTGCAAGATATAATGGGGCCAATGTGTTTTGATTATGGTTTTGGCCCGTTCCGGTGGGTATGTACATCTGCTAATCCGAAAGACTTAGAGATGACGGATAAGATTGCAACTAAGGTGTTGGAAGATATTTATAAAAAAGCACCAAAGGAAATAAAGCAACAATTGGCTGATAATATTTTATGGATAAAAGAAGCGCAAAAAAATAAATTGGTTGTTGGCTCGCAAGCCCGCATATTATATGCCGATGCCGAAGGTCGAACCAAAATTGCAAAAGCGTTTAATGACGCTATTAGAAATAAAAAAATAAAATCGCCTATCGTTCTAGGTCGCGACCATCACGATGTTTCGGGCACCGACTCTCCGTATCGTGAAACATCTAATATTTACGATGGCTCTCGCTTTACGTCTGATATGGCTGTTCAGAATTTTGTAGGCGATGCATTTAGGGGCGCTACTTGGGTTTCGTTGCACAACGGTGGTGGTGTAGGTTGGGGTGAGGTAATAAACGGAGGCTTTGGAATGGTATTGGATGGTAGCAAAGATTGCGAACGAAGATTGAAAAGCATGTTGTTTTGGGATGTGAATAACGGCATTGCACGCAGAAGCTGGGCTCGCAACAAAGAAGCGGTGTTTGCTATAAAACGTGCTATGCAAGCCGAAAAGAGATTGAAAGTTACGCTGCCTAATTTTGTGGAGGATGCGATAATTAATAATGTGAACTTTATTTGA
- a CDS encoding MerR family transcriptional regulator — protein sequence MESNSERLFYSIGEVADMFNVNASLIRFWEKEFDCLTPRKNKKGDRLFTTDDIEQIRLIYYLVKTKGYTLQGAKEHLKNDRASVLAKSHAIETLIRAKEILLQIKENLK from the coding sequence ATGGAATCAAACTCCGAACGCTTATTCTACTCCATTGGCGAAGTAGCCGATATGTTTAATGTAAATGCATCTCTGATTCGCTTTTGGGAAAAGGAGTTTGATTGTTTAACTCCAAGAAAGAACAAAAAAGGAGACCGTTTGTTTACTACCGATGATATTGAGCAAATTAGGTTGATTTATTATTTAGTTAAAACAAAGGGGTATACATTACAAGGCGCCAAGGAGCATCTTAAAAATGATAGAGCGTCTGTACTAGCAAAATCACATGCAATAGAAACCTTAATACGCGCAAAAGAAATTTTACTTCAAATTAAAGAAAATTTAAAATAG